The following coding sequences lie in one Desulfitibacter sp. BRH_c19 genomic window:
- a CDS encoding adenylosuccinate lyase, with amino-acid sequence MIEKYSLPEMKSIWTEENKLRKMLEIEVFACEAMAKLDLIPDWALKDIQEKADFDINRVKEIEETTRHDVLAFLTNVAENVGDASKYIHLGMTSSDILDTALAIQMKEALELILSKLDILVGEIKSKAIEHKYTLMVGRSHGIHAEPVTFGLKMALWYDEIYRNIKRLQAVKEEVSVGNISGAVGTFANIDPYVEEYVCEKLGLKPAPISTQIIQRDIHASYMTQLAVTASSLDKFALEVRNLQRTEIHEVEESFAKGQKGSSAMPHKKNPILSERVSGLSRVVRSNASAALENVALWHERDLTHSSVERVIIPDSTLLVYYMLDKFITVVKNLVIKKDNMEANLNKTFGLVFSQRVLLALVNKGVMRETAYAWVQKNSMETWESKVPLKELVLKDGDIMSKLSQEDIEEIFNYEYHLKNVDYIFNRVGIK; translated from the coding sequence TTGATAGAAAAATATAGTCTACCTGAAATGAAATCAATCTGGACTGAAGAAAATAAACTCAGAAAGATGCTGGAAATAGAAGTTTTTGCCTGCGAAGCTATGGCTAAGTTAGATTTAATTCCAGATTGGGCTTTAAAGGATATTCAAGAAAAAGCCGATTTTGATATTAACAGGGTTAAAGAAATAGAAGAAACTACTAGGCATGATGTTTTAGCCTTTCTGACTAATGTTGCTGAAAATGTTGGAGATGCTTCAAAATACATCCATTTGGGAATGACCTCATCTGATATTTTAGATACAGCTTTGGCAATACAAATGAAGGAGGCCTTGGAGCTAATATTAAGTAAGTTAGATATTTTGGTCGGTGAAATAAAGAGTAAAGCAATTGAACATAAATATACTTTAATGGTTGGCAGAAGTCATGGAATTCATGCTGAACCAGTTACGTTCGGTTTAAAAATGGCACTTTGGTACGATGAGATATATAGAAACATAAAAAGGTTACAAGCAGTTAAGGAAGAGGTTTCAGTTGGCAATATATCTGGAGCTGTAGGCACATTTGCCAATATTGACCCTTATGTTGAAGAGTATGTATGTGAAAAGCTAGGACTAAAACCAGCACCAATTTCCACACAGATCATCCAAAGAGATATTCATGCAAGCTACATGACTCAACTGGCTGTTACTGCTAGCTCATTAGATAAATTTGCGTTAGAAGTTAGAAACCTGCAAAGAACAGAAATACATGAGGTAGAGGAAAGCTTTGCCAAGGGTCAAAAGGGTTCTTCTGCAATGCCACATAAGAAAAACCCTATTTTAAGTGAAAGGGTTTCTGGATTATCTAGAGTTGTTAGAAGCAATGCATCAGCTGCTTTAGAAAATGTCGCTTTATGGCATGAAAGAGATCTAACCCATTCATCTGTGGAACGTGTAATAATTCCTGACTCTACCCTGCTTGTTTACTATATGCTGGATAAGTTCATAACTGTGGTTAAGAACCTAGTCATTAAAAAAGATAATATGGAAGCTAACCTTAACAAAACTTTTGGACTTGTATTTTCCCAGAGAGTTCTATTGGCATTAGTAAATAAAGGAGTAATGAGGGAAACTGCCTATGCATGGGTACAGAAAAATTCTATGGAAACATGGGAAAGCAAGGTACCTTTAAAGGAACTAGTATTAAAGGATGGAGATATTATGAGTAAGCTATCTCAAGAAGATATAGAAGAAATATTTAACTATGAGTATCATTTGAAAAATGTAGACTATATTTTTAATCGTGTAGGGATAAAGTAA
- a CDS encoding transcriptional regulator, which translates to MNRLYQVKEKGQKVAEAIATVLNVEVEIVDEDLVRVAGTGRVKENIGSRMLRGLVNKKVLETGQYLYISSPGHHEICKKCTLAGGCFYKAYIVYPIKVKGEVIGNISLSAFNKEQEDKLRDQRVSMIDFVSKMADFISSKVIEKQMAADRTVMVNRLEAILDSVHEGVMAVDKSGYVTHLNKSSEQIFGLERSKVVGKNLNDLAPNLPLLDLLNGGEGFTYKEVFANFNTQKFHLLSTARPILSETKEVVGAVASYRDYSETQKNVYETFNKQQHLSFDDIIGSSASLQEVVKKAKKIASSNSTVLILGESGTGKELFARAVHEASTQRNKPFVSINCGAIPETLLESELFGYEEGAFTGAKRGGKIGKFELANSGTIFLDEISNMSLYLQAKLLRVLQERQIERVGGNQLVHVDIRVIAAANTDLQDLVTKGLFRDDLYYRLSVIPLEIPPLRERKEDIPQLLDYNRIRYGKLLNKKVIDFEKEALNVCLNYSWPGNVRELINTVEYAINIEESPIIQVESLPPRIWEDVNGKEVIDYDATGETVVKSLDEIEKDAIINALNHFGWSEQGKIKAAKALGTSRATIYRKIQKYKIEPEILN; encoded by the coding sequence GTGAATAGATTATACCAAGTTAAAGAAAAAGGTCAAAAAGTCGCTGAAGCTATAGCTACTGTTTTAAATGTTGAAGTAGAAATAGTAGATGAGGATCTGGTCAGAGTGGCGGGTACTGGACGTGTTAAAGAAAACATAGGTTCCAGAATGTTAAGAGGTCTAGTTAACAAGAAAGTGTTAGAGACTGGTCAATACCTATATATCAGCTCTCCGGGTCATCATGAGATTTGCAAGAAATGTACATTAGCAGGTGGATGTTTTTATAAGGCATATATTGTATATCCTATAAAAGTAAAAGGAGAAGTAATTGGTAATATTAGCCTAAGTGCTTTTAATAAAGAACAAGAAGACAAACTCAGGGATCAAAGAGTGTCTATGATTGATTTTGTAAGCAAAATGGCTGATTTTATTAGTTCTAAGGTTATAGAAAAACAGATGGCAGCAGATAGAACGGTAATGGTAAATAGATTAGAAGCTATTCTGGATTCTGTACATGAAGGTGTAATGGCTGTTGATAAAAGTGGGTATGTTACACACCTCAATAAATCTTCTGAGCAAATTTTTGGACTTGAAAGAAGCAAAGTTGTTGGTAAAAACTTAAATGATCTTGCTCCTAATCTGCCTTTACTAGACTTACTTAATGGAGGAGAAGGTTTTACTTATAAAGAAGTATTTGCAAATTTTAACACGCAAAAATTTCATCTTTTGAGTACAGCTAGACCTATTTTATCTGAGACAAAAGAAGTTGTAGGTGCTGTGGCTTCGTACAGGGATTATAGTGAAACCCAAAAAAATGTATATGAAACATTCAATAAACAACAGCACCTTTCCTTTGACGATATTATTGGTTCAAGTGCATCGCTGCAGGAAGTTGTAAAAAAGGCAAAGAAAATTGCTAGCAGCAATTCAACAGTTCTAATATTAGGAGAAAGTGGAACTGGTAAGGAATTATTCGCAAGGGCAGTACATGAGGCAAGTACTCAGAGGAACAAACCATTTGTATCTATAAATTGTGGTGCTATCCCAGAAACTTTACTTGAAAGCGAATTATTTGGATATGAAGAAGGAGCATTTACAGGAGCTAAAAGGGGAGGGAAAATAGGTAAATTTGAATTGGCTAATAGTGGTACTATCTTTCTAGATGAAATAAGCAATATGTCTCTCTATTTGCAGGCAAAATTATTAAGGGTATTGCAGGAGAGGCAGATTGAACGGGTCGGTGGAAATCAGTTAGTCCATGTGGACATTAGAGTAATTGCAGCTGCAAATACTGACCTCCAGGATCTTGTAACTAAGGGACTTTTTAGAGATGACCTATATTATAGATTGAGTGTCATTCCATTAGAGATACCACCTTTGAGAGAGAGAAAGGAAGATATCCCCCAACTTTTGGATTATAATAGAATCAGATATGGCAAACTCCTCAATAAAAAAGTAATTGATTTTGAAAAAGAGGCTTTGAATGTATGCTTAAACTATAGTTGGCCAGGTAATGTGAGAGAATTAATTAATACTGTTGAATATGCCATTAATATTGAAGAAAGTCCTATTATTCAAGTAGAAAGTTTACCGCCTAGGATTTGGGAGGACGTTAATGGTAAAGAAGTTATTGATTATGATGCGACTGGAGAAACTGTTGTCAAGAGCCTAGATGAGATAGAAAAAGACGCTATAATAAATGCATTAAACCACTTTGGGTGGTCTGAACAAGGCAAAATAAAAGCTGCTAAAGCTTTGGGAACTAGCAGAGCAACTATATACAGAAAAATTCAGAAGTATAAAATAGAACCAGAAATACTTAATTAG
- a CDS encoding glutamate dehydrogenase — MKLSILEATRVWLKKAVEIMNYGEDVYEILKDPQRVLYVRFPVKMDDGTIRIFTGIRAQHNDAVGPTKGGIRFHPIVDIDEVKALSIMMTLKCNIMCLPYGGGKGGVICDPEKMSKDELEGVSRGYVRAISQIVGPTKDIPAPDVFTNPQVMAWMMDEYSKIREYDSPGFITGKPISLGGSLGRASATSKGCSITMDEAAKKIGLDISKSTIAIQGCGNVGSYMVKFAEEMGAKIVAVCDVKGGLYCPNGISYEKIRKEMETCGTIRNLEDCERIAPKDVLTIDCDILIPAAIENVISMDNVHDIKAKLIIEAANGPTTPEAHTILQDKGVLIVPDILANAGGVTVSYFEWVQNNEGYYWSEDEIHEKLELKMRLAFNRIWDIAQEKKVDLRLAAHLAGIERVVEAMRLRGWVR; from the coding sequence ATGAAGCTAAGTATTCTTGAGGCTACACGTGTCTGGCTTAAAAAAGCAGTTGAGATTATGAATTATGGTGAAGATGTTTATGAAATTTTAAAAGATCCACAAAGAGTATTATATGTACGTTTTCCAGTAAAGATGGATGATGGCACCATCAGAATTTTTACAGGTATTCGCGCACAGCATAATGATGCAGTTGGACCCACTAAAGGTGGCATCCGCTTTCATCCTATAGTTGATATAGATGAGGTAAAAGCATTATCCATAATGATGACGTTGAAGTGTAATATTATGTGTCTGCCTTATGGTGGAGGAAAAGGTGGAGTAATATGTGATCCTGAGAAAATGTCCAAGGATGAGTTGGAAGGGGTAAGCAGGGGCTATGTAAGAGCTATTAGTCAGATTGTTGGTCCAACAAAAGATATTCCTGCCCCAGATGTTTTTACAAACCCACAAGTAATGGCATGGATGATGGATGAATATAGCAAAATAAGAGAATATGATTCGCCAGGCTTTATAACTGGTAAACCAATTAGTTTAGGAGGATCTTTAGGTAGGGCATCTGCTACTTCTAAGGGATGTTCAATTACAATGGATGAGGCAGCAAAAAAAATTGGTTTAGATATATCCAAATCAACTATAGCTATCCAAGGGTGTGGCAATGTAGGTTCCTATATGGTTAAGTTTGCTGAGGAAATGGGGGCCAAGATAGTTGCTGTTTGTGACGTAAAAGGTGGGTTATACTGCCCTAATGGAATAAGCTATGAAAAAATCAGAAAAGAAATGGAAACATGTGGAACTATTAGAAATTTAGAGGATTGCGAACGAATAGCACCTAAGGATGTCTTAACAATAGACTGTGACATCTTAATTCCCGCTGCAATTGAAAATGTTATTTCCATGGATAATGTTCATGATATTAAAGCTAAGTTGATTATTGAAGCAGCAAATGGTCCGACTACACCAGAAGCACATACTATTTTACAAGACAAAGGAGTACTTATTGTACCAGATATTCTAGCAAATGCTGGAGGAGTTACAGTAAGTTATTTCGAGTGGGTACAAAATAATGAAGGTTATTACTGGTCAGAGGATGAAATTCATGAAAAATTAGAGCTAAAGATGAGATTGGCATTTAATAGGATTTGGGATATAGCTCAGGAGAAGAAAGTTGATTTACGACTTGCAGCTCATTTAGCAGGTATTGAAAGGGTAGTAGAAGCAATGAGGTTAAGGGGCTGGGTACGTTAA
- a CDS encoding citrate synthase (catalyzes the formation of citrate from acetyl-CoA and oxaloacetate) has protein sequence MVSLTVKNNPFEDPFFRELSLLAEKHNWIDPELYKLHNTKRGLRNSDGTGVLIGLTEIGEVQGYLKDDKEKTPQEGKLLYRGIDIKEIVEGIQDEHRHGFEEVCYLLLFGNLPNEEHLSTFKEMLCTMRYLPNGFHEDMILKTPSRSVMNKLARSVLTSYSYDDDPDDTNVENVLRQSIELIARFPTMIAYGYQAKVHFFDGKSLVIHLPKDELSTSECFLHMIRPDHNYSELEAETLDLSLMLHAEHGGGNNSAFTTHVVSSADTDTYSAISAAIGALKGNKHGGANIKVVEMIEDLKSNVVDWTDEKQVEEYLTKVSMKEAYDRTGLIYGMGHAVYTLSDPRSILLKAKAKKLAEEKNMEDDFYLYSLIEKLTPLILSKKYNKEIIVPSNVDLYSGFVYEMLNIPKELYTPIFAMARIPGWCAHRLEEIVSGGKIIRPAYKSVQETANYLPLYNR, from the coding sequence ATGGTAAGTTTAACTGTAAAGAACAATCCTTTTGAAGATCCATTTTTTCGCGAGCTATCCTTACTTGCAGAAAAGCACAACTGGATAGATCCTGAACTGTATAAATTACACAACACTAAGCGCGGTCTACGAAATAGCGATGGTACAGGAGTATTGATTGGCCTTACAGAAATTGGAGAGGTACAAGGATACTTAAAAGATGATAAAGAAAAGACACCTCAGGAAGGTAAACTTCTATATAGGGGTATAGATATTAAAGAAATAGTTGAAGGTATACAAGACGAACATAGACATGGTTTTGAAGAAGTATGTTACTTATTGTTATTTGGAAATCTGCCAAATGAAGAGCATTTAAGCACATTTAAAGAAATGCTCTGTACCATGCGATATTTACCCAATGGCTTTCATGAGGATATGATCCTAAAAACTCCAAGCAGAAGTGTCATGAATAAATTAGCACGGAGTGTATTGACAAGTTATTCCTATGATGATGATCCTGATGACACTAATGTTGAAAATGTTCTCAGACAATCAATCGAATTAATTGCTCGCTTTCCAACAATGATTGCCTATGGATATCAAGCAAAGGTACACTTCTTTGATGGTAAGAGTCTAGTTATACATTTACCCAAGGATGAATTAAGTACATCAGAATGTTTCTTGCACATGATAAGACCAGATCACAACTACTCAGAACTTGAAGCTGAAACCCTTGACCTAAGCTTAATGCTCCATGCTGAACATGGTGGTGGAAATAACTCCGCCTTTACCACTCATGTTGTATCATCAGCTGATACTGATACTTACTCTGCAATTTCTGCTGCTATAGGAGCTTTAAAGGGCAATAAACATGGAGGCGCTAACATTAAGGTTGTAGAAATGATAGAGGACTTAAAATCTAATGTAGTCGATTGGACAGATGAAAAACAGGTAGAAGAATATCTTACTAAAGTAAGTATGAAAGAGGCTTATGATAGGACAGGTCTAATATATGGTATGGGGCATGCAGTTTATACCTTGTCAGATCCACGGTCAATACTATTAAAAGCTAAAGCAAAAAAGCTAGCTGAAGAAAAAAATATGGAGGATGATTTTTACCTTTATAGTCTTATCGAAAAACTAACTCCTCTGATTTTATCAAAAAAATACAATAAGGAAATAATAGTGCCATCTAATGTGGACCTTTATTCAGGCTTTGTATATGAAATGCTTAATATTCCAAAGGAGCTTTATACACCTATTTTTGCAATGGCCAGAATACCCGGATGGTGCGCCCATAGGTTAGAAGAAATTGTAAGTGGGGGGAAAATAATTAGACCTGCATATAAAAGTGTACAAGAAACAGCCAATTATCTGCCATTGTACAATAGATAG
- a CDS encoding phosphoribosylaminoimidazolesuccinocarboxamide synthase, giving the protein MVTKKDEIYRGKAKSLYYTDDPTVAIMEFHDDATAFNGQKKGTIQDKGYYNCQISAIFFEKLQKKGIRNHYQELISDREMLVNSLKILPVEVIIRNIAAGSISKRLGVESGLPFEKPILELCLKSDELGDPFINDDHVIALKLATGDQLSEIREMTLKINEILKDITSKAKLILVDFKLEFGVQDGIIYLGDEISPDTCRFWDADTKKVLDKDRFRKDLGEVTDAYQEVLERLRRLA; this is encoded by the coding sequence ATGGTAACCAAAAAGGATGAGATATATAGGGGCAAAGCAAAATCTTTATATTATACGGATGATCCGACTGTAGCGATAATGGAATTTCATGATGATGCAACTGCATTTAATGGGCAGAAAAAGGGAACCATTCAGGATAAAGGGTATTACAATTGCCAAATATCCGCCATTTTCTTTGAAAAGCTTCAAAAAAAGGGAATTAGAAATCATTATCAAGAGCTAATATCTGATAGGGAAATGCTAGTTAACAGTCTTAAAATTCTACCGGTTGAAGTAATAATTAGAAATATTGCCGCAGGCAGCATTTCTAAAAGATTAGGGGTAGAATCAGGGTTGCCCTTTGAAAAACCAATTTTAGAACTGTGTTTAAAGTCAGATGAATTAGGTGATCCATTTATTAATGATGATCATGTCATAGCTTTAAAACTAGCCACAGGAGATCAGTTAAGTGAAATAAGAGAGATGACCCTAAAGATTAACGAAATACTAAAAGACATCACATCTAAAGCAAAATTGATACTAGTGGACTTTAAATTAGAGTTTGGAGTACAAGATGGAATTATATATTTGGGTGATGAAATATCACCAGACACATGCAGATTTTGGGATGCTGACACAAAGAAGGTTTTAGATAAGGATAGATTTCGAAAAGACCTTGGAGAAGTTACTGATGCTTATCAGGAAGTTTTAGAAAGACTAAGGAGGTTAGCATAA
- a CDS encoding hypoxanthine phosphoribosyltransferase: MEKDIKQILVSEDDIKRVVAKLGKEVTSTYEGKEIMVICILKGAVIFCSDLIREIKVPLKLDFMAVSSYGDLTESSGAVQILKDLESSVEGRHLLIVEDIVDTGLTLKYLIGILNARGPASIKTCSFLDKPDRRKVDVKVDFSGVAIPDAFVVGYGLDYAEDYRHLPYVAVLEPEVYGK, from the coding sequence ATGGAAAAAGATATAAAGCAAATATTAGTAAGTGAAGATGACATTAAGAGAGTGGTTGCAAAACTAGGAAAAGAGGTTACAAGTACCTATGAAGGCAAAGAAATAATGGTTATTTGTATATTAAAAGGAGCAGTTATTTTCTGTTCGGATTTAATTCGGGAAATTAAAGTTCCTTTAAAATTGGACTTTATGGCTGTATCAAGCTATGGAGACTTAACAGAGAGTTCTGGAGCTGTGCAAATACTTAAAGACCTAGAATCTAGTGTGGAAGGCAGACATCTCTTGATAGTTGAGGATATCGTTGATACTGGCTTAACCTTAAAATACCTGATTGGGATTTTAAATGCTAGAGGACCAGCTAGCATAAAAACGTGTTCATTTTTAGATAAACCTGACCGTAGAAAAGTAGATGTAAAAGTTGACTTTAGTGGCGTTGCAATACCTGATGCTTTTGTGGTAGGATATGGATTGGATTATGCTGAGGATTATCGACACCTACCATACGTAGCTGTTCTTGAGCCAGAAGTATATGGAAAATAA
- the guaA gene encoding GMP synthetase (contains glutamine-hydrolyzing domain and glutamine amidotransferase; GMP-binding domain; functions to produce GMP from XMP in the IMP pathway), with the protein MIDKVDEVIVLDFGGQYSQLITRRIRELGVFCEMFPYTISYEEIIKRNPKGIIFSGGPASVYAENSPSIDMKYYESNIPILGICYGMQMMTHQLGGKVEPCKSREYGKALLNILQTSDLLEGISGGHEQIWMSHGDYISKQPEDFEVVAGTNHAPIATIVNLEKKLWGVQFHPEVKHTPKGNTILENFLFKICKCEKQWTMKSYIETEVTKIKELVGDRKVLCALSGGVDSAVAALIVHKAVGEQLTCVFVNHGLLRKGEPEQVEETFKRTFGLNLVVVDAVDRFLSRLKDVTDPETKRKIIGEEFIRVFEEEAEKLGDFSFLVQGTIYPDVIESGTDTAETIKSHHNVGGLPEDIQFELIEPLYFLFKDEVRKVGEEIGLPTEIVWRQPFPGPGLAIRILGDITADKLDILRNADFIVRDEIRNAGLEKEIWQSFAVLPSIKSVGVMGDSRTYAYPIILRAVTSDDAMTADWARLPYDLMEKISNRIVNEVDYVNRVCYDITSKPPGTIEWE; encoded by the coding sequence ATGATTGATAAAGTAGATGAAGTAATCGTACTTGACTTTGGTGGACAGTACAGTCAATTAATTACACGTAGAATAAGGGAGTTGGGTGTGTTTTGCGAGATGTTTCCATACACTATTTCCTATGAAGAAATAATTAAGAGGAATCCTAAGGGTATTATATTTAGTGGGGGCCCAGCTAGTGTATATGCAGAAAATTCTCCTAGTATAGACATGAAATACTATGAAAGCAATATACCTATACTGGGTATTTGTTATGGAATGCAAATGATGACTCATCAGTTAGGAGGAAAAGTTGAGCCTTGTAAAAGTAGAGAATATGGAAAGGCTCTCTTGAATATACTTCAGACATCGGATTTACTAGAAGGAATTAGTGGTGGTCATGAACAGATTTGGATGAGCCATGGGGATTATATAAGTAAACAACCTGAAGACTTTGAAGTAGTGGCCGGGACAAACCATGCACCAATAGCTACTATAGTAAACTTGGAAAAAAAACTATGGGGCGTGCAGTTTCACCCTGAGGTTAAGCATACACCTAAAGGTAATACAATACTTGAGAATTTTCTCTTTAAAATTTGTAAATGTGAAAAACAATGGACTATGAAATCATACATCGAAACTGAAGTAACTAAGATAAAAGAGCTGGTTGGCGATAGGAAGGTATTGTGTGCTTTAAGTGGTGGTGTTGATTCAGCAGTTGCTGCTCTTATTGTTCATAAGGCTGTTGGTGAACAGCTTACTTGTGTTTTTGTAAATCATGGCCTCTTAAGAAAAGGAGAGCCTGAACAGGTAGAAGAAACCTTTAAAAGAACCTTTGGGCTAAACCTAGTTGTTGTAGATGCAGTGGATAGATTCCTGAGTAGATTAAAGGATGTTACTGATCCCGAAACTAAAAGAAAGATTATTGGCGAGGAATTCATCCGTGTTTTTGAAGAAGAGGCTGAGAAACTTGGGGATTTCAGTTTCCTTGTTCAGGGAACAATATACCCAGATGTTATAGAAAGTGGTACAGATACGGCTGAAACTATCAAGAGTCACCACAATGTAGGTGGACTTCCTGAGGATATACAATTTGAGTTAATAGAACCACTCTATTTCTTATTCAAGGATGAGGTAAGAAAGGTGGGAGAGGAAATAGGCTTGCCAACGGAAATTGTATGGAGACAGCCTTTCCCAGGACCGGGACTAGCTATTAGAATTCTTGGTGACATTACAGCTGACAAACTAGATATATTACGAAATGCTGACTTTATTGTCCGAGATGAAATCCGAAACGCAGGTTTAGAAAAAGAAATTTGGCAGTCATTTGCTGTGCTTCCATCTATTAAGAGTGTAGGAGTTATGGGAGACAGTAGAACATATGCTTATCCAATTATTCTTAGGGCAGTTACAAGTGATGATGCTATGACTGCTGACTGGGCAAGATTACCATATGATTTAATGGAGAAAATCTCCAACAGAATAGTCAATGAAGTAGATTATGTGAACAGGGTATGTTATGACATCACCTCTAAACCCCCTGGGACCATCGAGTGGGAATAA
- a CDS encoding phosphoribosylformylglycinamidine synthase: MYLAKVYVALKKGVLDPQGSTIQGALTSMDFEGIQDVRVGKVFEIKLNGDSKEKIEADLEQMCRKLLANPVIEEYSFEIMEV; encoded by the coding sequence ATGTATCTAGCTAAGGTGTATGTTGCTTTGAAAAAGGGAGTGCTAGATCCTCAAGGAAGTACAATACAAGGTGCCTTAACATCTATGGATTTTGAAGGAATACAGGATGTTAGAGTGGGTAAGGTTTTCGAAATAAAACTGAATGGAGATTCCAAAGAAAAGATAGAGGCTGACTTAGAACAAATGTGTAGAAAGCTTCTTGCAAATCCTGTGATTGAAGAATACAGTTTTGAAATTATGGAGGTTTAA
- a CDS encoding N5-carboxyaminoimidazole ribonucleotide mutase produces the protein MAKKVMIIVGSDSDLPIMKKAVDVLRNFGVDFEIAISSAHRVPERTAEYAKKASESGVEVIIAGAGLAAHLPGVIASFTILPVIGVPISGGPLKGVDALYSIVQMPGGIPVATMAIDGTKNAALFAVQILALKYDDLALKLKEYRINMAKEVEEKDINLSRIGIDNY, from the coding sequence ATGGCCAAGAAGGTTATGATTATTGTGGGTAGTGATTCAGATTTACCAATAATGAAAAAAGCTGTAGATGTTCTACGAAATTTTGGAGTTGATTTTGAGATAGCTATTTCTTCAGCTCACCGTGTACCAGAGCGAACTGCCGAGTATGCAAAAAAGGCTTCGGAAAGTGGTGTTGAGGTTATAATAGCTGGAGCTGGTTTAGCGGCGCATTTACCAGGGGTTATAGCAAGCTTTACCATCTTACCAGTGATAGGAGTTCCAATTAGTGGTGGACCCCTTAAAGGTGTAGATGCTCTTTACTCAATTGTCCAAATGCCTGGTGGAATACCTGTTGCTACCATGGCCATAGATGGAACGAAAAATGCCGCCCTTTTTGCTGTACAAATATTAGCACTAAAGTATGATGATTTAGCACTAAAATTGAAGGAATACAGGATAAATATGGCTAAAGAGGTAGAAGAAAAGGATATTAACTTGTCTAGGATTGGTATAGATAATTATTAA
- a CDS encoding phosphoribosylformylglycinamidine synthase has product MKFGIVVFPGSNCDADVKNVLDEVVKQETSFIWHKDTFPKNLDCVVLPGGFSYGDYLRTGSIARFSPVMDGVLEYASKGGLVLGICNGFQVLTEAGLLPGVLRINKDLKFICKPVYLKVENTNTPFSNTMSPGDIFKVPIAHGEGNYYVTSDELEELEQNNQIIFRYCTSDGKLTDAANPNGSINNIAGIINKEGNVLGMMPHPERCSESILGNEDGIKIFQSIINWWQGRS; this is encoded by the coding sequence ATGAAATTTGGGATAGTAGTTTTTCCAGGCTCAAATTGTGATGCAGATGTAAAGAATGTGCTTGATGAAGTTGTAAAACAAGAAACAAGCTTCATCTGGCATAAAGACACTTTTCCTAAAAATCTGGACTGTGTAGTGCTTCCAGGAGGTTTTTCGTACGGGGACTATCTTAGAACTGGTTCCATTGCCCGCTTCTCTCCGGTAATGGATGGAGTTTTGGAGTATGCTTCAAAGGGTGGATTAGTTCTAGGAATTTGCAATGGTTTTCAGGTTCTGACTGAGGCTGGATTATTACCAGGAGTCTTAAGAATAAATAAGGATTTAAAGTTCATATGTAAACCTGTATATCTAAAGGTGGAAAATACTAATACACCCTTTAGTAATACCATGTCTCCAGGTGACATTTTTAAAGTGCCAATAGCACATGGAGAAGGAAACTATTATGTGACCTCGGATGAGTTGGAAGAGCTAGAGCAAAATAACCAGATTATTTTTCGCTATTGTACGTCAGACGGAAAGCTAACAGATGCTGCAAACCCTAATGGATCTATTAATAATATTGCTGGAATTATCAACAAAGAAGGTAACGTGTTGGGAATGATGCCTCATCCCGAGAGATGTTCAGAAAGCATTTTAGGTAACGAAGATGGTATAAAAATCTTTCAATCCATAATTAATTGGTGGCAGGGGAGGAGTTAA